The genomic interval tttatgctgtttttagttttttttattaatttgataTATGTTTTATAGTATTTTATGGTCTAGgttaagtattattatttttatttaattttaagaactttttatCAGTTTTGACTCACATGTCTTTGAATGTTTTACTGGTTAATTCTTCATcctaattttaataatttaaagagctttgtttgttagttttaatGGATTTGATAAACTTTATGGTTGattgctgtctttgtttttttatctttaacttcctgcagcacattgtgcttcTACCTGCGAAATAAATATGCTAAATGAAGTTTTTGCttgctttacttgagtattcATACATTTCTTTGCTAGTTTAAACTTCTACCTGACAAACATTTTGGAGCCACACTTTCTGCTacattacattaataaaaaaagcccTTAATTTGTGGGCTGAAAGTCACATTATTACAGCATTATAATATCAGCAGAACTGTGCATTATAGACCACAGCTGAACCCGACAACAGGCCTGAGGATTAAGCAGATatttaaaatcctgcaaattaatgaatatttgatatttatgatgaggactgatgttgattaaaaaaataattcaatgaaagtataaagttatattaatgataattatttttaaaagcttgattttaaaaagcgcactttttgtgcgcagagcgtaCGAGTGTgttaatattaaagtgggccctaagagttaataataaatcaaaaataaaagtatttaaagttgcatgccactcccctaagccaaaacaaacacatcatcggtgcttaaaaagttatttcacATGCCAATCCCTACGCAGAAGCAGCAATACTGcagtataaaaacacaatgagttAAAGTACTCATGCGCAGAATGACCCATTTTCagacataaacaacaacatttatattacttgattataattattgatgaaTTAAAGCTTTCGTCACTTTAATATTGTAGCTGGTAAAGGtggttttaatgattttgggTAGATGAATCTgtaataaaacatcatcatttattagtatatttttattttcataaatattcTGAAtcttaagttaaataaagctgttgataaataataataaatgtggtgcagaaaaaattacagtaattctCTCTGAGATgttgaggaggagaaggagaaagtaagagaaaataaagatactcaagtaaaatacaaatactcgagtaaatgtacttcagtctcctctctgctctcagtcAGGGGCGGGTGGACGGACGGAAACAGGCGGACAGCAGGAGGCGCTGCGGCTGGTCGCGGCGTCAGGTTTTCATCTTCCTGCTGGTGCTGGCGGCCGTTCTGTTTTTCTACAACGCCAACGTGAAAGAGACGGAGCCGGACTGGAACTCCACGACGTGGTGGAGTCCGTTTAAAATTCAGAGACAACGGGTCGTCCTCGCAAACACGACGGCTCCCGCCAACCAATCAGGTGGATCTGAACCGGCAGGGTTTGAAACTGAGAGCAGCGCGACGGCAGCTCCTCAAACCGAGAACATCACGTTCTCTGAGGTGGCGGACGAGACGACCACGACTCCAAGTACTCCTACAACTATCACGACTCAAATGACTCCGACAAGTCCCACAACGACCACGACTCGAACAACTCCTACAACTGACACCACTCCAACGACTCCTCCGTCTACCACGACGACCACGACGACCACGAGAACTCCACAGACTGGGAAAACTCCTTCGGTGACGCTGCTAGCGACACCAAATAAAACTGCGTCGCCAACACCGGTTCCGTACGTGTCCCCGGGCCCGTACTTAGTGGAATACCCGTACGAGTACCACTTCATCATAAACGAGCCGAAGAAATGCGAGCAGCAGAAACCTTTCCTGGTTCTGATGGTTCCTCTGGCGCCCAAAAATAGGGCGCACCGTGACATCATACGCAGCACCTGGGGCGGCGAGCGGCTCGTCCTGGACAAAGTGGTGCAGCTGTTCTTCGTTCTGGGGCTGCACGGCGGCGAGGGGGCGCCGCGGGTCCacgagcagctgcagcaggagagcCGGGAGCACCGGGACCTGCTGCAGAGCGACTTCCTGGACTGCTACAAGAACCTGACCATCAAGACCATGGTGATGCTGGAGTGGCTGGACGCCTTCTGCCCCGGTGCCTCTTACGCCATGAAGATCGACTCGGACATGTTTCTGAACGTGCACAATCTCGTCAACATGTTGTTAAATGCTCCGAGGACCAACTACATGACCGGGCTCGTGGCGAGAGGAGCGGCGGTGCTGAGAGATCCGGCGTCCAAGTGGTTCCTCCCCGTGGAGCTTTACCCTCAGCCACAGTACCCTCGCTACGCTCTGGGTCTGGGCTACGTTTTGTCTTTAGACCTCCCGAAAAAGCTGGTGGAGGCGTCCAGACACGTAAAAGCCGTTTACATCGAGGACGTGTATCTGGGGTTGTGCATGCAGCACCTGGGCATCGCTCCCACGGACCCCCCGAGACCAGAATACTTTCAGGTGTTTCCTGTCCAGTACAGCCGCTGTGCGTACTCCAGGCTCATAGCCACCACCGTCCACGCTCACAGGGACCGCGTGAGGGACTGGACGGACTTTAAAAAGCCCGGTCCATACTGCTGATCTGCTAAAGACGGACGGAAAGAGACAGTTCACTCCAAtatcaaaaaattatattttctacTCTCTTTGTCCGTCTACAGCAGAGATAAGCAACCTGCTTTacttgggggccacttctgcaaaatgacagggggccaggggccagctgCAGGAGTCCCAtccatgtttctaggattttaggacatttctaacattttagcgcatttttgggatttttgggCATATATGAAGGATTTTAGTAAGTTTCTTGGACTTCAGGGTTTTCCTGgagttttgcaacatttctaggatttacggacatttctcagattttatgatatttctgtgatttcaagaaatgttttggattttatgacgtttgcattatttttaggacatttctcatatcTTAGGAAATTTCGAAGAATATGAGaaagttttaggattttaggacatttccagtattttaggatatttctcagtcttaaggacatttataggatttttgggcatttctaggatttaaggatgtttctaagaattttggacatatctaggatttaagcatattcttaaaattttaaggaCAAATCTAGGATTTTCGGACGTTTCTCGGACTGGCATGTTTTTAATCAACAATCTCCAAtttgatgccgttttatgcactctggtatcTTAcgtatacttaagtacaaaaacaattcccagtgtcaatcactgCATTTTTAATGGGAATCAGAAAATGGCTGGGGGCCCATCTGGCTCCCTAtcagaggccagatttggccggCGGGCcctaagttgagtatcactggtctcGAGTTTTGGTTCCTTCTGCGCGTGAGAGAAGACGCCGGATATCtgcaacactcagcaactcacaccaaaactatcttaACTGATAAACAGCAAAGAGGCAAAATCTGTCGATttgattttgggtgaactgtgACTTTAATGTATAGATAAACAGACCGAATCCTCTCAGCTCCTTACCAGATTTATTCTACTTTTAGCTGACAACCTTTTGATTCTGTGCTGTTCAAAAGTCTGGAATAAGCTGTTACATTAATGTTTATGTATCATGTTTAGATATATATAAATGACCTTCCCTCTCAGGTTTAGAGGCTGCGGAGCTGCTGAACTAATATTTACACATGTGAAGGAAACACGTAGATATGTGCTGACCGGAGAAGCTTTGGATTAATTATTATCACCACAGTTTACACAGCAGGAgatcaaaaagtaaaagacataATGAGAGTTAATAACTGACTGCGGTGGAGGAAGCTGCCTGAAAAATGTACCCTGGAGTGTGTCGGGCATGTCAAACATG from Plectropomus leopardus isolate mb unplaced genomic scaffold, YSFRI_Pleo_2.0 unplaced_scaffold12386, whole genome shotgun sequence carries:
- the LOC121963754 gene encoding beta-1,3-galactosyltransferase 5-like codes for the protein QGRVDGRKQADSRRRCGWSRRQVFIFLLVLAAVLFFYNANVKETEPDWNSTTWWSPFKIQRQRVVLANTTAPANQSGGSEPAGFETESSATAAPQTENITFSEVADETTTTPSTPTTITTQMTPTSPTTTTTRTTPTTDTTPTTPPSTTTTTTTTRTPQTGKTPSVTLLATPNKTASPTPVPYVSPGPYLVEYPYEYHFIINEPKKCEQQKPFLVLMVPLAPKNRAHRDIIRSTWGGERLVLDKVVQLFFVLGLHGGEGAPRVHEQLQQESREHRDLLQSDFLDCYKNLTIKTMVMLEWLDAFCPGASYAMKIDSDMFLNVHNLVNMLLNAPRTNYMTGLVARGAAVLRDPASKWFLPVELYPQPQYPRYALGLGYVLSLDLPKKLVEASRHVKAVYIEDVYLGLCMQHLGIAPTDPPRPEYFQVFPVQYSRCAYSRLIATTVHAHRDRVRDWTDFKKPGPYC